From a single Corynebacterium kroppenstedtii DSM 44385 genomic region:
- a CDS encoding FtsX-like permease family protein has protein sequence MEKAFTVLKELRDLHPMAASILIVTAVSSWMLTLSLGLTIVGAQASGTDAGEQFAAIGGLQIALTCLSVILCAPSVVRLAIRQDSRRVALWQVIGASPRQARWRYVLLASLSSLVGSLLGAFLGYVSWPAFTDLVRRTGFLLTPGLESKSINIGALLSGPLSAFGVVLLATLFGSAAMSKIDPVQAVAETPEQRGKTGFLRLFPSIAIVAGIAVGYIAIANTSPVTKPDSLSGLISAYWGAALGLLLAYGISDKALVHPVVRLVGALFSFTKSDSWFIAKTSACRRSIVSTSVITPLVVAAASVGSVFGMVAQTKNVSVALGQSEEDLQVSPPGQIILVFGLPVIIAASSAIVSVYLTSRLRNHDITLLEVLGARPSTIRVAAVCESLIYYLSSTVIAFLMLAVNAFFMGKVLAAGPVPHASPVWFGSETFLLLTASFILLSISIIVPTMRSSSELNVTTLTR, from the coding sequence TGCACCCGATGGCGGCGTCAATCCTCATTGTGACTGCGGTGTCCTCCTGGATGCTCACGCTGTCATTAGGTTTGACCATTGTTGGCGCTCAAGCTTCAGGGACTGACGCTGGGGAACAGTTCGCTGCAATAGGCGGCTTGCAGATTGCCTTAACGTGTTTGTCCGTCATCTTGTGTGCTCCCAGTGTGGTCCGCCTCGCGATTCGTCAAGATTCCCGGCGAGTGGCATTGTGGCAGGTTATCGGAGCGTCACCGCGTCAAGCCCGGTGGCGCTATGTGCTCTTGGCTTCTCTGTCGTCCCTAGTCGGATCGTTGCTAGGTGCATTTCTCGGTTATGTTTCGTGGCCTGCCTTCACTGATCTGGTGAGGCGGACCGGTTTCTTACTGACGCCGGGGTTAGAGTCGAAGTCGATTAACATCGGTGCCCTCCTATCTGGCCCCCTGAGTGCCTTCGGAGTTGTCCTCTTAGCGACACTCTTTGGATCGGCAGCTATGTCTAAGATCGATCCAGTTCAAGCTGTTGCAGAAACTCCTGAGCAACGAGGCAAAACCGGGTTCCTACGCTTATTCCCTTCGATAGCGATCGTTGCTGGTATAGCTGTCGGCTATATAGCAATCGCTAATACCTCACCGGTCACCAAGCCAGATAGTTTAAGTGGCCTGATTTCTGCATATTGGGGAGCGGCCCTCGGCTTACTGTTGGCATATGGCATCTCTGACAAGGCGTTGGTCCATCCTGTTGTGAGACTTGTCGGGGCTTTGTTTTCATTTACGAAGTCCGATTCGTGGTTTATTGCTAAGACATCCGCGTGCCGACGATCGATTGTCTCAACGTCGGTGATTACCCCGTTAGTTGTTGCTGCTGCCTCTGTTGGGTCTGTATTTGGCATGGTCGCTCAAACCAAGAACGTTTCTGTCGCCCTCGGTCAAAGCGAGGAGGATTTACAAGTTAGCCCTCCCGGACAAATTATTTTAGTTTTCGGCCTGCCAGTGATTATTGCTGCCTCGTCCGCGATTGTCTCTGTATATTTGACAAGCCGACTGAGAAATCATGACATTACACTTCTTGAGGTCCTCGGAGCCCGGCCCTCAACAATCCGTGTTGCAGCAGTCTGTGAATCGCTCATTTATTATTTATCTTCGACTGTCATAGCATTCCTCATGCTAGCGGTTAACGCGTTTTTTATGGGCAAGGTACTCGCTGCAGGTCCTGTTCCACATGCGTCTCCAGTTTGGTTCGGGAGCGAGACGTTTCTCTTACTCACCGCAAGTTTCATACTCTTGTCGATTTCAATAATTGTACCGACCATGCGAAGCTCTTCAGAGTTGAACGTCACGACATTAACGAGGTAA
- a CDS encoding ABC transporter ATP-binding protein — translation MMNSLVEVSNLKKSFQINRRDYDEILKGINFSAGEGEFVSIVGPSGSGKSTFLYCISGLETFDSGKSILCGNDLGSMSRNDRSRARRRNASFIFQDYNLIDSMTALENVELSLKFSKKRVSKRDIRREFERFGIDDKLKFYPAQLSGGQRQRVAIVRALLVRPRVLFADEPTGALDSSSTNVVIGELSRLSSRGTTVIMVTHDLEIAAQADRAVVISDGKLVRNLVSPTAASLFSAIESR, via the coding sequence ATGATGAATAGTCTCGTAGAGGTTTCAAACCTCAAGAAATCCTTCCAGATAAATAGACGGGATTATGACGAAATTCTCAAGGGGATTAATTTCTCCGCGGGGGAGGGTGAATTTGTTTCGATAGTTGGCCCGTCGGGTTCAGGAAAATCCACGTTTTTGTATTGCATATCTGGATTAGAAACGTTTGACTCCGGAAAATCAATACTCTGTGGTAATGACCTTGGCTCTATGTCGAGGAACGATCGAAGTCGTGCACGCCGACGCAATGCTAGCTTCATATTCCAGGATTACAACCTCATCGACTCCATGACCGCACTTGAAAATGTGGAGTTGAGTCTAAAGTTCTCGAAGAAACGAGTCTCCAAGAGAGATATCCGAAGAGAATTTGAGCGTTTTGGGATCGACGACAAGCTCAAGTTTTATCCAGCACAGCTATCAGGTGGTCAGCGGCAGCGCGTGGCGATCGTTCGAGCTCTCCTTGTCAGACCGCGTGTTCTTTTTGCTGATGAGCCCACCGGCGCGCTCGACTCATCGTCCACCAATGTGGTGATCGGTGAGCTTTCTCGGCTGTCGTCTCGGGGTACAACGGTGATCATGGTTACTCACGACCTGGAAATTGCGGCTCAGGCAGACAGGGCAGTCGTCATCTCCGATGGAAAGCTCGTTAGGAACTTGGTTTCGCCGACAGCTGCGTCGTTGTTCTCCGCAATCGAATCCAGATAA
- a CDS encoding SdpI family protein has protein sequence MPVVAALIASVGLVIVSILCLTIPENAVSGKVPRNSAIGIRTAETKKSDEGWDVGHRAAAPILKRTGIVALILTAALFLSSFFGGEMSVVAVTCGVLGYAVIIGGLCWAAVVANNAAKEINDQMEAEGV, from the coding sequence ATGCCAGTGGTAGCAGCTTTGATCGCGTCGGTTGGTCTTGTGATCGTGAGTATTCTGTGCTTGACCATCCCCGAAAACGCGGTCTCGGGAAAGGTTCCGAGAAACTCGGCGATCGGTATCAGAACGGCAGAAACGAAAAAGTCTGACGAAGGTTGGGATGTTGGACACCGTGCAGCAGCACCGATTCTCAAAAGAACGGGCATCGTCGCATTAATTCTTACAGCAGCACTTTTCTTGTCTTCTTTCTTCGGAGGTGAAATGAGCGTCGTGGCCGTCACTTGCGGAGTGCTTGGCTACGCCGTGATCATTGGTGGGCTGTGCTGGGCGGCTGTAGTCGCCAACAACGCAGCCAAGGAGATCAACGACCAAATGGAAGCGGAGGGGGTATAA
- a CDS encoding ABC transporter ATP-binding protein: MRHRNNSAFAALVSQLLSSVSEGNFYKPLTPLLLTLLATSVFTASTTYVTSIAADRAVRDMRKKITDHLLYLKMSEFEKRGAGSFTSRITSDTSIVSTAFSSTVIDFVGGFTVIIGSLVYMAVVDWKLLLVVIAVLLIALVIIVLVSSSLRSLSSRVQDHLAALGDILQPALSAFRTIKAFRSESKVARDISVEIDHAYQHRRKMSLVEAVLEPLSTVASYLALVTVALVGSIRLNNGDLSAETLTIFVTALFLMLAPVAQVTQSFGTLFEAKGALERIDDLFSLDIENRDEDGFTRSRDVSVEGAVEFESVSYFRNGQTILNDVSAAIKRGEKIALSGVSGSGKTTLFGLILRFYDPSAGDIRVGGRSLKDWCMRDLRKAITYVEQEPDLLPTSLRNNLILGTNHAPSDDTLITLLEQFGLDKFASSDGLNRPVGYSNSGLSGGERQRVAIIRAILQDSSVVLVDEPTSALDASSAELAMERLLNIDATVIFASHDRNVIKRADRVLRLTGGKLVEDDVPASEKGINE, translated from the coding sequence ATGCGCCACCGCAACAACTCTGCTTTTGCCGCACTCGTCAGTCAGCTTCTGTCTAGCGTGAGTGAAGGTAATTTCTATAAGCCGCTTACACCACTATTGCTGACGCTTCTGGCGACATCAGTGTTTACAGCCTCGACCACCTATGTGACTTCTATTGCGGCAGATCGAGCTGTCCGTGACATGCGCAAGAAGATCACAGATCATCTTCTCTATTTGAAAATGAGCGAATTTGAGAAAAGAGGGGCCGGCAGTTTCACTAGTCGTATTACGTCGGATACCTCGATCGTCAGCACCGCCTTTTCGTCGACGGTCATCGACTTTGTTGGTGGCTTCACAGTCATCATCGGTTCGCTCGTTTACATGGCGGTTGTGGACTGGAAGTTACTTCTCGTCGTCATCGCGGTTCTCCTGATAGCTTTGGTAATCATCGTGCTCGTTTCGAGTTCCCTCCGGAGCCTCTCATCGAGAGTGCAAGATCACCTCGCCGCCCTGGGAGATATATTGCAGCCGGCTCTATCGGCATTCCGCACGATTAAGGCCTTTCGGTCTGAATCGAAGGTTGCGAGAGACATATCCGTTGAGATTGACCATGCCTACCAGCATCGGCGAAAAATGAGCCTTGTCGAGGCCGTCCTTGAGCCCCTCAGTACGGTCGCATCGTACTTAGCGCTCGTCACGGTTGCTCTCGTCGGTTCGATCCGATTGAACAACGGAGATTTATCGGCAGAGACCCTTACTATCTTCGTTACGGCTCTATTTCTAATGCTCGCTCCCGTTGCGCAGGTAACCCAGTCTTTTGGCACCTTATTCGAGGCTAAGGGGGCTCTGGAACGAATCGACGATCTTTTCAGCCTCGATATCGAAAATCGGGATGAGGATGGTTTCACCCGCTCGCGTGATGTCAGCGTCGAAGGCGCCGTTGAATTCGAATCTGTCTCTTATTTTCGTAACGGCCAAACAATACTGAATGACGTATCCGCAGCGATTAAACGCGGTGAAAAGATAGCACTCTCAGGGGTATCCGGGAGCGGAAAAACCACTTTGTTCGGACTTATCCTTCGTTTTTACGATCCGTCCGCCGGTGACATTCGTGTGGGTGGCCGTTCCCTCAAAGACTGGTGTATGCGGGATTTGCGGAAGGCGATAACTTATGTCGAGCAAGAACCTGACCTACTGCCGACATCCCTAAGGAACAACTTAATTCTGGGAACAAATCATGCTCCCTCGGATGACACCCTAATCACCTTGCTCGAGCAGTTCGGGCTAGATAAATTCGCCAGTTCCGACGGCTTGAACCGCCCAGTGGGCTATAGCAACAGCGGTCTATCAGGAGGCGAGCGTCAGCGGGTAGCAATCATCCGTGCAATCTTGCAAGACTCGTCGGTCGTCTTGGTCGATGAGCCAACATCAGCTCTTGACGCAAGTTCAGCAGAGCTGGCAATGGAACGTCTCCTAAACATTGATGCGACGGTCATCTTCGCATCGCACGATAGGAATGTCATTAAACGAGCGGACCGTGTTCTACGACTTACCGGTGGCAAACTTGTCGAAGACGACGTTCCGGCAAGTGAGAAAGGTATTAATGAATAA
- a CDS encoding RNA-binding S4 domain-containing protein: protein MSSFPVTAIRDSSIKLGQFIKLASLVETGGEAKEVISAGRVEVNGQVETHRGHTLHHGDVVTIGSIGAEVGGPDNEDDYFDEATADDDFDPEKWRNM from the coding sequence ATGAGTTCTTTTCCGGTGACGGCTATTCGCGATTCGTCAATTAAGCTCGGTCAATTCATTAAACTGGCCAGCCTCGTTGAAACCGGTGGTGAAGCAAAGGAAGTGATTTCCGCGGGGCGCGTCGAGGTCAACGGCCAGGTTGAAACCCACAGGGGGCACACCCTGCATCACGGTGACGTCGTCACTATCGGTTCTATAGGAGCAGAAGTGGGTGGCCCCGATAACGAGGATGACTACTTCGATGAAGCCACCGCCGACGACGATTTCGACCCGGAAAAGTGGAGGAACATGTAA
- a CDS encoding VOC family protein, with protein sequence MPAFFASEGMPFWNELRTYDLERSSDFYRGLFGWEIDSADNSANSSGYYYARKQGMPIAGIIPVASDIGSTAQHQPNQWMLSFLTDDVRAVADRSREHGGTAGEPVDGPRGPMVAATDIVGAQLGFIHPASEPFIAGGEPGTPVWHELAAILPDGVSIDDVATYYTQVARWNTMRHGEGAHTVITAVSEGGAYAGVWFPGEQGAAELNASGSRWTTYFGVENIVDAAEYAQAHGGDIIVQPQNTEFGQIAILADPTGAALTVCEAPEHVEEPHEGDNIFG encoded by the coding sequence ATGCCCGCCTTTTTCGCTAGTGAAGGCATGCCCTTCTGGAACGAATTGCGCACGTATGACCTCGAGCGCTCCTCGGACTTTTACCGCGGCTTGTTCGGCTGGGAGATCGACAGCGCGGACAACAGCGCAAACAGCAGCGGCTACTACTACGCACGCAAGCAGGGAATGCCCATCGCGGGCATCATTCCGGTGGCATCAGACATCGGTAGCACCGCCCAGCATCAACCGAACCAATGGATGCTGTCTTTCCTTACCGACGACGTTCGCGCGGTAGCCGACCGATCTCGCGAACACGGCGGAACCGCCGGTGAGCCGGTCGACGGGCCGCGGGGACCGATGGTGGCCGCGACGGATATCGTCGGCGCACAGTTAGGGTTCATCCATCCGGCGTCGGAACCATTCATCGCTGGCGGGGAGCCAGGCACGCCCGTGTGGCATGAGCTCGCGGCCATTCTCCCCGACGGGGTGAGCATCGATGACGTCGCGACGTATTACACGCAGGTGGCGCGGTGGAACACCATGCGTCACGGGGAGGGTGCCCACACGGTCATCACTGCCGTGAGTGAAGGGGGCGCCTACGCCGGGGTGTGGTTCCCCGGGGAGCAAGGAGCCGCCGAGTTGAATGCGTCGGGGTCCCGATGGACGACGTATTTCGGGGTCGAGAACATTGTCGACGCCGCCGAGTACGCGCAGGCACACGGTGGGGACATCATCGTCCAGCCGCAAAACACCGAGTTCGGCCAGATCGCGATCCTGGCGGACCCCACTGGCGCTGCGCTGACAGTATGCGAGGCCCCGGAGCATGTGGAGGAACCGCATGAAGGGGACAACATTTTCGGCTAA
- a CDS encoding sugar transferase: MSLLHITGLRLAERPTRARERHTDEHSARPELRVPHHEIPASSADDCVETDTPSERESIRCAHASRIGTFILISQGIAMVLLIAAADFLPFTAHNARAFALGSCTGTVPMFVPEVILFALWMMVGRMMRTTDIAVLGQGALEYSRIARAATFAFGLFAILCELTQYTSGFRFLVFTYPVGLVTLRLIRYGWRRVYCWQLDHKKLSQRVIFIGDPHSISEVYGTLRRQLDNRFDIVGFCSTQSDEHSEEQLAELKRRFPDAEIHDNWHQIDVMVSLLQADSVIVTVSNQIGMNDMRELMWRLDGLNLELLVAPAVANVTGRRVQMLPIAGVPLLKLEHPQHARTHCVAKIVFDRVVAALLLLMASPLLLVCALAIKLDDGGPVFYTAERMGKNNKPFGMIKFRSMVQNADQMVAQLKDQSDGNDVLFKMKNDPRVTRVGSFLRRYSIDELPQLFNVLRGDMSLVGPRPPLRREVEQYTGLVGNRMLVLPGMTGLWQVSGRSNLSWEESVSLDLNYVENWSFMADLMILWKTGRAVLTSDGAY; the protein is encoded by the coding sequence ATGAGCCTGTTACACATCACTGGCCTTCGTCTCGCGGAACGACCCACCCGCGCCCGAGAACGCCACACTGACGAGCATTCCGCTAGACCTGAGCTGCGCGTGCCCCACCACGAAATTCCAGCGTCCAGCGCCGACGACTGCGTCGAGACCGATACCCCCTCCGAACGGGAGTCGATACGATGTGCGCACGCATCGCGAATCGGGACATTCATCCTGATCAGCCAGGGAATCGCTATGGTGTTGCTCATTGCGGCCGCCGATTTCCTGCCGTTCACGGCTCATAATGCGCGCGCGTTCGCTCTCGGGTCGTGCACGGGCACAGTCCCGATGTTCGTCCCTGAGGTCATTCTTTTCGCTCTCTGGATGATGGTTGGGCGCATGATGCGCACAACAGATATAGCAGTCCTGGGCCAGGGTGCGTTGGAGTACTCCCGCATCGCCCGGGCGGCGACGTTCGCGTTCGGGCTCTTCGCCATCCTGTGCGAGTTGACTCAGTACACCTCCGGCTTCCGGTTCCTCGTCTTCACCTACCCTGTCGGCCTGGTGACGCTGCGGCTCATCCGGTACGGGTGGCGTCGGGTCTACTGCTGGCAGCTGGATCACAAGAAGCTCAGCCAGCGGGTCATTTTCATCGGCGACCCGCACTCCATCTCCGAGGTGTACGGCACACTCCGTCGGCAATTGGACAATAGGTTCGACATCGTCGGGTTCTGCAGTACACAGTCGGATGAGCACAGTGAGGAGCAGCTCGCGGAGCTCAAGCGTCGTTTCCCTGACGCGGAGATCCACGATAACTGGCATCAGATTGACGTCATGGTGTCCTTGCTGCAGGCCGATTCCGTGATCGTCACCGTCAGTAACCAGATCGGTATGAACGATATGCGCGAACTCATGTGGCGCCTGGATGGCCTTAATCTTGAGCTGCTGGTCGCACCGGCGGTTGCCAATGTCACGGGCCGACGCGTCCAGATGCTGCCTATTGCCGGGGTCCCGCTGCTCAAGCTGGAGCACCCCCAGCACGCGCGCACGCACTGCGTTGCGAAAATCGTGTTTGATCGCGTGGTGGCTGCCCTTCTGCTGCTAATGGCTTCTCCCCTGCTGCTGGTCTGTGCGCTGGCTATCAAGCTCGACGACGGCGGCCCGGTTTTCTACACCGCGGAACGAATGGGCAAGAACAACAAGCCGTTCGGGATGATCAAGTTCCGGTCGATGGTGCAGAACGCGGATCAAATGGTGGCCCAGTTGAAGGACCAGAGCGACGGCAACGACGTGCTGTTCAAGATGAAAAATGATCCGCGAGTGACGCGGGTGGGTTCGTTCTTGCGTCGCTACAGTATCGACGAACTGCCGCAGCTATTTAACGTTCTGAGGGGCGATATGAGCCTGGTCGGGCCACGTCCCCCGCTGCGGCGTGAGGTCGAGCAGTACACCGGACTGGTGGGCAACCGGATGCTGGTCCTCCCCGGAATGACTGGCCTGTGGCAAGTATCGGGACGGTCCAACCTCTCGTGGGAAGAGTCAGTGTCGCTGGATCTCAACTACGTCGAGAACTGGAGCTTCATGGCAGACCTGATGATTCTGTGGAAGACGGGACGGGCCGTGCTCACCTCCGACGGGGCGTACTGA